The Caldibacillus debilis DSM 16016 genome includes a window with the following:
- a CDS encoding UDP-N-acetylmuramoyl-tripeptide--D-alanyl-D-alanine ligase, translating to MIEKTVEQLSRMIPISNDISRIGDRLIKGVSINTATLQKGNLFIPLQGEKRDGHEFVEAAFEKGASASLWQKDRPNPPKHLPLLFVDDTLKALQELARKYREELSLKVVAVTGSNGKTTTKDMIAEILAVQYKVQKTIGNLNNHIGLPLTVLELKPDTEVAVLEMGMNHFGEIDFLTRLAKPDVAVITNIGDAHLQELGSREGIAKAKFEIVNGLKEGGLLIIPGEEPLLAERAFAENRHYRVKTFGKSPTNDIYPTSVDLHGKGTIFTFSGWEEPVYLPVLGEYNVYNALAAILVGSEFGVPYSRLNVAFSQLKLSDMRLELLPGINGSMILNDAYNANPTSMKAVLDLFAKLKGYERKIVVLGDMLELGPMEEKFHYEIGESIDAKEIDLVYTYGRLGKFIAEGAKKHFGEERVFSFTDKQALIDHLKANLFANTFVLIKASRGMKLEEVANAISEKTE from the coding sequence TTGATAGAAAAGACAGTCGAACAGTTGTCGCGCATGATTCCCATCTCCAACGACATCTCCCGCATCGGCGATCGGCTGATCAAAGGGGTGTCCATCAACACGGCCACATTGCAAAAGGGGAACCTGTTCATTCCGCTTCAAGGGGAAAAACGGGACGGCCACGAATTTGTGGAAGCCGCCTTTGAAAAGGGGGCTTCCGCTTCGCTTTGGCAAAAGGACCGTCCCAATCCCCCGAAGCATTTGCCCCTTCTTTTTGTCGACGATACGTTGAAAGCGTTGCAAGAGCTGGCGAGAAAATATCGCGAAGAATTGTCCCTGAAGGTGGTGGCCGTCACCGGCAGCAACGGGAAAACGACCACGAAGGATATGATCGCCGAAATTTTGGCGGTCCAATACAAGGTGCAAAAAACGATCGGGAATTTGAACAACCACATCGGGCTGCCGCTGACCGTGCTGGAATTGAAGCCGGATACGGAAGTCGCCGTTTTGGAAATGGGCATGAACCATTTCGGCGAGATCGACTTTTTAACGCGCCTGGCGAAGCCGGACGTGGCGGTGATCACCAATATCGGCGACGCCCATTTGCAGGAGCTGGGCTCGAGGGAAGGGATCGCCAAGGCGAAATTCGAGATCGTCAACGGCTTGAAGGAAGGCGGCCTGTTGATCATTCCCGGGGAAGAGCCGCTGCTCGCCGAACGGGCCTTTGCCGAAAACCGCCATTACAGGGTGAAGACCTTCGGGAAAAGCCCGACGAATGATATTTATCCGACGTCCGTCGACCTGCATGGCAAGGGGACGATTTTTACCTTCTCCGGATGGGAAGAACCGGTCTATTTGCCCGTTCTCGGGGAATACAACGTTTATAACGCCCTTGCCGCAATCCTCGTCGGTTCCGAGTTCGGCGTGCCCTACTCCCGGCTGAATGTCGCCTTTTCCCAATTGAAGCTGTCCGATATGCGGCTGGAATTGCTTCCCGGAATCAACGGATCGATGATTTTAAACGACGCGTACAACGCGAATCCGACATCGATGAAGGCCGTGCTGGACCTCTTCGCCAAGCTGAAGGGCTATGAACGCAAAATCGTCGTCCTTGGCGATATGCTGGAACTGGGGCCGATGGAAGAGAAATTCCATTATGAAATCGGGGAATCGATCGACGCCAAGGAGATCGATCTTGTCTATACCTATGGAAGGCTGGGAAAATTCATCGCCGAGGGGGCGAAAAAACATTTCGGGGAGGAACGTGTCTTCAGCTTTACCGATAAACAGGCGCTGATCGATCATTTAAAAGCCAACCTGTTCGCCAACACCTTCGTTTTGATCAAGGCATCGAGGGGAATGAAGCTCGAGGAAGTGGCCAACGCCATCAGTGAAAAAACGGAATAG
- a CDS encoding D-alanine--D-alanine ligase: MKRKLFLLYGGKSAEHEVSIRTAMSVIQAVDFNKYEVLPVYITEEGKWIKSGPLLGPVESVKQLEMKGREGEHSLIKVGSDLFDVAGPAEGDGEEEANHIIFPLLHGPNGEDGTVQGLLEVLNLPYVGNGVLASAVGMDKVLMKNLFQQAGLKQVRYVHFLRKEWEKDEEGCYGKTEKEIGYPCFVKPANLGSSVGINKCKNREDLVKAFHEAFQYDRKIIVEQGLKAREIEIGLLGNEEPECSVAGEIVPKKEFYDYQAKYEDGDTALIIPADLPEETYETIKAMAIKAFKALDCSGLARADFFVTDDLEVYINEINTMPGFTPVSMYPLLWKHSGLSYEQLVERLIQLGLERYREKQKIKYTYKD; encoded by the coding sequence ATGAAAAGAAAGTTATTTTTGTTATACGGCGGAAAGTCTGCTGAACATGAAGTTTCCATACGAACGGCCATGTCGGTCATTCAAGCGGTCGATTTCAACAAATATGAAGTTTTGCCCGTTTACATTACCGAAGAGGGGAAATGGATCAAAAGCGGCCCCCTCTTAGGGCCGGTGGAATCCGTCAAACAGCTGGAGATGAAAGGGAGAGAAGGGGAGCATTCGCTGATCAAAGTGGGATCGGATTTGTTCGATGTCGCCGGGCCTGCGGAAGGGGACGGGGAAGAAGAGGCCAATCACATCATTTTTCCCCTGCTGCACGGACCGAACGGGGAAGACGGCACCGTCCAAGGGCTTTTGGAAGTTTTGAACCTGCCTTATGTCGGCAACGGGGTGTTGGCATCGGCGGTAGGCATGGATAAAGTGCTCATGAAAAACCTGTTTCAACAGGCCGGCTTGAAACAGGTCCGCTACGTCCATTTTCTCAGAAAAGAATGGGAAAAGGACGAGGAAGGCTGCTACGGGAAAACGGAAAAGGAAATCGGCTATCCATGCTTTGTCAAACCGGCCAATCTCGGTTCCAGCGTCGGGATCAACAAATGCAAAAACAGGGAGGATCTCGTCAAGGCGTTTCACGAAGCCTTCCAATATGACCGGAAAATCATCGTGGAACAGGGGCTGAAGGCCAGAGAGATCGAAATCGGCCTCCTCGGCAATGAGGAACCCGAATGTTCGGTCGCCGGAGAAATTGTGCCGAAAAAGGAATTTTACGATTATCAGGCGAAATATGAAGATGGAGACACGGCACTGATCATCCCGGCCGACTTGCCGGAGGAAACGTATGAAACGATCAAGGCCATGGCCATCAAGGCATTTAAGGCCTTGGATTGCTCCGGTCTTGCCCGCGCGGATTTCTTCGTGACCGACGATTTGGAAGTCTACATCAACGAAATCAATACGATGCCCGGTTTTACGCCCGTCAGCATGTACCCGCTGCTCTGGAAGCATTCCGGACTCTCCTATGAACAATTGGTCGAGCGGCTGATCCAGCTCGGCCTGGAAAGATACCGGGAAAAACAAAAGATAAAATATACGTATAAGGACTGA